The DNA sequence GTTCAACGACGCGATCAAGAACAACATCGCCTGGCGCGGGTTCACCCTCCGGAACTGGACGAACGTCTGCGACGCGGCCGGCATCTGCGACGCGTTCGCGGCGTCGATCATCATCGGCATCGTCTCGACGGTGATCGCCACCGTGCTCGGAACGATGATCGCGATCGCGCTGATGCGCTACCGCTTCCGGTTCCGGTCGCAGACCAGCCTGCTGCTGTTCCTGCCGATGGCGAGCCCGGAGGTCGTGCTCGGCGCCGGCCTGGCGGCGCAGTTCCTGAGCCTGGGCGTGAACAAGGGCTTCGGGACGATCATCATCGCCCACGTGATGTTCTGCATCAGCTTCGTGGTGGTGACGGTGAAGGCGCGCGTCGCGTCGCTGGACCCGGCGCTGGAGGAGGCGGGCCGCGACCTGTACGGGTCGCCGAACGCGGTGTTCTGGCGGATCACGTTCCCGCTGCTGCTGCCGGGCATCCTGTCGGCCGCGCTGCTGTCATTCTCGCTGAGCTTCGACGACTTCATCATCACGAACTTCAACGCCGGCGCGGTGACGACGTTCCCGATGTACATCTACATCGCGGCGTCGCGCGGCATCCCGGCGCAGGCGAACGTGATCGCCTCGGCGGTGTTCATCCTGACG is a window from the Leifsonia shinshuensis genome containing:
- a CDS encoding ABC transporter permease, producing MTTTISRPTAQAAPRRRFRFQGLGLGVYAFLALAFLLIPIVYTFVFSFNDAIKNNIAWRGFTLRNWTNVCDAAGICDAFAASIIIGIVSTVIATVLGTMIAIALMRYRFRFRSQTSLLLFLPMASPEVVLGAGLAAQFLSLGVNKGFGTIIIAHVMFCISFVVVTVKARVASLDPALEEAGRDLYGSPNAVFWRITFPLLLPGILSAALLSFSLSFDDFIITNFNAGAVTTFPMYIYIAASRGIPAQANVIASAVFILTILVVLITQLTAAARAKRLARATQ